Proteins found in one Methanofollis sp. genomic segment:
- a CDS encoding tubulin-like doman-containing protein, protein MNGAQPSGPPLQLPTDLTICGLGGCGKKLVGEICRQEWFLQHYSLGGRHLSVYTMDTDANERYQDEQQRDEVLGIVESFGGRGNVEYDTLYLPNLANISQVSDLAGLDIAEKIKATKSEPGTRVWWLNDPSEKGLHFDELRTIDPFVTDDFGGGVHRRRAISKAIFYKVINEGQAGGFPMFSTMGTTAIVVGLGGGTGSGMFIDLARYIRGQRGETAQIWLFVVLPTTVEGEKEQLNAAVALTELEYLNQTERLFNYIVLTSLGPTGYKKGEEAREEVHEFDAVFPYIFTNFLHLEKGDINIGDAKKPYSSFILADAHIITYPVEELRTFKDQYEVIIGEMEEITASRKRLNLAVGDLLDEIGRTKEAPPTRSDFDYIKKEFGTIEKVWRNEIGRLLDYQTNIAVEFFIENNIPAELRLDMVRTFDDLVGFISRVKNFAQAVKEEELKDDIDRKLFRILPEAFQALETTARIFKRIAAIEDEAMHAALMETLKGREEVAPYIRDLAARRKEVQEEIHLLDAGMQEKQGDLDRMNARLESMEKSADQTLSGTDILLDQYVTLKEKVQAVEGPEKGLQEAINRGIKSLSAGEVKAADRDTWLRAAEVPEVQRDIAAVAHDIDENLSGLAELVEAIALYYYHDMRVRRIDAGGIGSKIIGFINKKPARERRKYDALRRENEEFIKANARYWNLRIDAPFDLYLPADFISSSLGKRADEFRKKITDAVFAHVPVDDPAGIAAIFEAGDRGTIRSALRERLVSGLLVQEQFSEKYSGQEGEVLEIKRRLDAKKAFQTALVRTEEVADGTFPYRRDINKHYKVFFSTVVRVNEQKSHGNMTKKGLYMTRFGEINPRILSLIREDSSLRDLDWDDNGRRELDKLIAEITATYKHLIDNYKLGIHNLMIPISATERWNFGKAGLVVATPSDYIARTITSARVGDQMTREINETLALRNINDSRLVTHGHARPWEIALTFVVAAGFLDNISPLIAGGGYWEIYEKNRDNILHHVLRMHEGEYITRKRILDLKDAGRMSNLEKKGENVSGTVLELYTIRGIREALPR, encoded by the coding sequence ATGAACGGGGCACAACCTTCAGGGCCGCCCCTCCAGTTGCCGACAGACCTGACGATCTGCGGCCTCGGGGGGTGCGGAAAGAAACTTGTCGGGGAGATCTGCAGGCAGGAATGGTTCCTGCAGCACTATTCCCTGGGCGGGAGGCACCTCTCCGTCTACACGATGGACACCGACGCCAACGAGAGGTACCAGGACGAACAGCAGCGCGACGAAGTGCTCGGCATCGTGGAGTCCTTTGGGGGGCGGGGCAATGTCGAATACGACACCCTGTACCTCCCGAACCTGGCAAACATCAGCCAGGTCTCGGACCTCGCCGGCCTGGACATCGCCGAGAAGATCAAGGCCACCAAGTCAGAGCCGGGGACGAGGGTGTGGTGGCTGAACGACCCGTCCGAGAAGGGCCTGCACTTCGACGAACTCAGGACGATCGACCCCTTCGTCACCGACGACTTCGGCGGCGGGGTGCACAGGCGCCGGGCGATCTCCAAGGCGATCTTCTACAAGGTGATCAACGAGGGCCAGGCCGGCGGCTTTCCCATGTTCTCCACGATGGGGACGACCGCCATTGTCGTCGGTCTCGGCGGCGGGACAGGGTCGGGCATGTTCATCGACCTCGCCCGCTATATCAGGGGCCAGAGGGGCGAGACCGCGCAGATCTGGCTCTTCGTCGTCCTCCCGACCACCGTCGAGGGGGAGAAGGAGCAGTTGAACGCCGCCGTCGCCCTGACAGAACTCGAATACCTCAACCAGACCGAGCGTCTCTTCAACTATATCGTGCTCACCTCCCTCGGCCCGACCGGGTACAAGAAGGGGGAGGAGGCCCGTGAGGAGGTGCACGAGTTCGACGCCGTCTTCCCGTACATCTTCACGAACTTCCTCCACCTCGAAAAGGGGGACATCAACATCGGGGACGCCAAAAAACCGTATTCCTCGTTCATTCTCGCCGACGCACATATCATCACCTATCCTGTCGAGGAACTGAGGACCTTCAAAGACCAGTACGAGGTGATCATCGGCGAGATGGAGGAGATCACCGCAAGCAGGAAGAGGTTGAACCTCGCGGTCGGCGATCTCCTCGACGAGATCGGGCGGACGAAGGAGGCCCCGCCGACGCGGAGCGACTTCGACTACATCAAAAAGGAGTTCGGCACCATCGAGAAGGTCTGGCGGAACGAGATCGGCAGACTGCTCGACTACCAGACAAACATCGCCGTCGAGTTCTTCATCGAGAACAACATTCCGGCGGAACTCCGCCTGGACATGGTCAGGACATTCGACGACCTCGTCGGGTTCATCTCGCGGGTCAAGAACTTCGCCCAGGCGGTCAAGGAGGAGGAACTGAAGGACGACATCGACAGAAAACTCTTCAGGATCCTGCCCGAGGCCTTCCAGGCCCTGGAGACGACGGCGCGGATCTTCAAGAGGATCGCGGCTATCGAGGACGAGGCGATGCACGCCGCCCTGATGGAGACCCTGAAAGGGAGGGAGGAGGTCGCACCCTATATCCGCGACCTCGCCGCCCGCCGGAAAGAGGTGCAGGAGGAGATCCACCTCCTCGACGCCGGGATGCAGGAGAAACAGGGCGACCTTGATCGGATGAACGCCCGCCTGGAGAGCATGGAGAAGTCGGCAGACCAGACCCTCTCCGGGACGGACATCCTCCTCGACCAGTACGTCACCCTGAAGGAGAAGGTCCAGGCGGTCGAAGGGCCGGAGAAAGGGTTGCAGGAGGCGATCAACAGGGGCATCAAGAGCCTCAGTGCAGGGGAGGTGAAGGCCGCGGACAGGGACACGTGGCTCCGGGCCGCGGAGGTCCCCGAGGTCCAGCGCGACATCGCCGCCGTCGCCCACGACATCGACGAAAACCTCTCCGGCCTCGCCGAACTCGTCGAAGCGATCGCCCTCTATTACTACCACGACATGCGGGTCAGGAGGATCGACGCCGGCGGCATCGGGTCGAAGATCATCGGGTTCATCAACAAAAAACCGGCGCGGGAGAGGAGGAAGTACGACGCTCTCCGGAGGGAGAACGAGGAGTTCATCAAGGCGAACGCACGCTACTGGAACCTCAGGATCGACGCCCCCTTCGACCTGTACCTCCCTGCCGACTTCATCAGTTCGAGTCTCGGGAAGAGGGCCGACGAGTTCAGGAAAAAGATCACCGACGCGGTCTTTGCGCACGTCCCTGTCGACGACCCCGCGGGGATTGCGGCGATCTTCGAGGCGGGCGACCGCGGCACGATCCGCTCCGCCCTCAGGGAACGCCTGGTCTCGGGTCTCCTCGTGCAGGAGCAGTTCTCGGAGAAATACTCCGGGCAGGAGGGCGAGGTGCTGGAGATCAAAAGGCGCCTCGACGCGAAGAAGGCGTTCCAGACCGCCCTGGTACGCACGGAGGAGGTGGCCGACGGGACATTCCCCTACCGCCGGGACATCAACAAGCACTACAAGGTCTTCTTCTCGACGGTCGTGCGTGTCAACGAGCAGAAGAGCCACGGCAACATGACTAAAAAAGGGCTGTACATGACGAGGTTCGGGGAGATCAACCCGCGGATCCTCTCCCTGATCCGCGAGGACTCTTCCTTACGCGACCTGGACTGGGACGACAACGGGCGGCGGGAACTGGACAAACTTATCGCCGAGATCACGGCGACCTACAAGCACCTCATCGACAACTACAAACTGGGCATCCACAACCTGATGATCCCGATCAGCGCCACCGAAAGGTGGAACTTTGGGAAGGCGGGCCTGGTGGTCGCCACGCCCTCGGACTATATCGCACGGACCATCACCAGCGCACGGGTCGGCGACCAGATGACCCGCGAGATCAACGAGACTCTCGCCCTGCGGAACATCAACGACTCGCGCCTGGTCACGCACGGCCATGCACGCCCCTGGGAGATCGCCCTCACCTTCGTCGTCGCCGCCGGGTTCCTGGACAACATCTCGCCCCTCATCGCCGGCGGGGGGTACTGGGAGATCTACGAGAAGAACAGGGACAACATCCTCCATCATGTCCTCAGGATGCACGAAGGCGAATATATCACCAGAAAGAGAATTCTCGACCTGAAAGACGCGGGCAGAATGTCGAACCTGGAGAAGAAAGGAGAAAATGTCTCCGGCACGGTCCTGGAGCTGTACACGATCCGGGGGATCAGGGAGGCGCTCCCCAGATGA
- a CDS encoding DUF1786 domain-containing protein — protein sequence MSDRRILAIDVGRGTQDVLLYDPGQPVENSVKLVLPSPTVVVGTAIREAARSDRPVHLEGICMGGGGTVMAVQKALAAGVPVSATPAAALTIHDDPDRVRAFGVAITETAPAGAVTVRTADYMEAELRSALSLFGVPYPERIAIAVQDHGFAPKTSNRIHRFAVFLDLLEKGDWDLFALAPDPPHPSMSRMQAVLGDAPGALVTDTGPVAAIGTLLDPRVAEMAETGVTLVNAGNGHTLTFTLKGGRVCGIFEHHTSSLDPEKLKLYIRKLQEGTLTNEEIFEDGGHGAAVREATGITPVAVTGPNRTRLLPDAYQASPFGDMMLTGCFGLLEVWKRRRGGI from the coding sequence ATGAGCGACCGCCGCATTCTTGCGATCGACGTGGGCCGGGGGACGCAGGACGTCCTCCTGTATGACCCCGGCCAACCGGTCGAGAATTCGGTGAAACTCGTCCTCCCCTCCCCGACGGTCGTCGTCGGCACCGCCATCCGCGAGGCCGCACGATCGGATCGTCCCGTCCACCTGGAAGGAATCTGCATGGGCGGCGGCGGGACTGTCATGGCGGTACAGAAGGCCCTTGCCGCCGGCGTCCCTGTCAGTGCCACCCCTGCGGCGGCACTCACCATCCACGACGACCCCGACCGCGTGCGGGCGTTCGGCGTCGCCATCACCGAGACGGCGCCGGCGGGTGCGGTGACGGTGCGGACGGCCGACTACATGGAAGCCGAACTCCGGTCGGCCCTCTCCCTCTTTGGCGTGCCCTATCCGGAAAGGATCGCGATCGCGGTGCAGGACCATGGCTTCGCGCCGAAGACCTCCAATCGCATCCACCGCTTTGCGGTCTTCCTGGACTTGCTGGAGAAAGGGGACTGGGACCTCTTCGCCCTTGCCCCCGACCCGCCGCACCCCTCGATGTCCAGGATGCAGGCCGTCCTCGGGGACGCCCCCGGTGCCCTCGTCACCGACACGGGGCCGGTGGCGGCGATCGGCACCCTCCTCGATCCGCGGGTCGCGGAGATGGCGGAGACAGGGGTCACGCTCGTGAACGCCGGCAACGGCCACACCCTCACCTTCACCCTGAAGGGCGGCCGCGTCTGCGGCATCTTCGAGCACCACACCTCCTCCCTTGACCCTGAAAAACTGAAACTGTACATCCGGAAACTCCAGGAGGGCACCCTGACGAACGAGGAGATCTTCGAGGACGGCGGGCACGGCGCCGCGGTCAGGGAGGCGACAGGCATAACGCCGGTCGCCGTCACCGGCCCGAACAGGACGCGCCTCCTGCCCGACGCCTACCAGGCGTCGCCCTTCGGAGACATGATGCTCACCGGGTGTTTCGGTCTCCTCGAAGTCTGGAAGAGGAGGCGGGGCGGGATCTGA